In a genomic window of Amycolatopsis japonica:
- a CDS encoding protein meaA gives MPYPTDRERDRPWVMRTYAGHSSAAASNELYRRNLAKGQTGLSVAFDLPTQTGYDPDHQLSKGEVGKVGVPVSHIGDMRRLFDGIPLAEANTSMTINAPAMWLLALYVSVAREQAEAEGRDVDEVLAKLTGTTQNDIIKEYLSRGTYIFPPGPSLRLITDMIAWTVHHVPKWNPINICSYHLQEAGATPTQEVAYALCTAIAVLDAVRDSGQVEQADMAKVVARISFFVNAGVRFVEEMSKMRAFTALWDEITRDRYGVTDPKARRLRYGVQVNSLGLTEAQPENNVQRIVLEMLAVSLSRGARARAIQLPAWNEALGLPRPWDQQWALRMQQVLAFETDLLEYEDIFDGSHVIQAKVDEIMTGAREEIARVQDLGGAVAAVESGYMKSQLVASLAEYRRGMENGERILVGVNKFETTEPSPLQAEGAKAIETIDPAVEKQAVTAIEEWRTHRDNAAAESALEKLKTVAKTSENLFEATIECARAGVTTGEWSGALREVFGEYRAPTGVSASAAAGEGNEEIRRVRDRIKATNTEIGERLRILVGKPGLDGHSNGAEQVAVRARDVGFEVVYQGIRLTPEQIVAAAVQEGVHVVGLSVLSGSHLEVVPQVVDGLRAAGAGDIPVIVGGIIPPDDEKLLLERGIARVFTPKDYELTDIMDGIVGLVRERHGLST, from the coding sequence GTGCCCTATCCCACGGACCGTGAACGGGACCGCCCCTGGGTGATGCGGACCTACGCGGGTCACTCGTCCGCGGCCGCGTCCAACGAGCTGTACCGCCGTAACCTCGCGAAGGGGCAGACCGGCCTCTCGGTCGCCTTCGATCTGCCGACGCAGACCGGTTACGACCCGGATCACCAGCTGTCCAAGGGCGAGGTCGGCAAGGTCGGCGTCCCGGTCTCGCATATCGGCGACATGCGGCGCCTCTTCGACGGCATCCCGCTCGCCGAAGCCAACACGTCGATGACGATCAACGCGCCCGCCATGTGGCTGCTGGCGCTCTACGTCTCCGTGGCGCGTGAGCAGGCCGAAGCCGAGGGCCGTGACGTGGACGAGGTGCTGGCGAAGCTCACCGGCACCACGCAGAACGACATCATCAAGGAATACCTCTCCCGCGGCACCTACATCTTTCCGCCGGGCCCGAGTCTCCGCCTGATCACCGACATGATCGCGTGGACCGTGCACCACGTGCCGAAGTGGAACCCGATCAACATCTGCAGCTACCACCTGCAGGAAGCCGGTGCGACGCCGACGCAAGAGGTCGCGTACGCGTTGTGCACCGCCATCGCCGTCCTCGACGCGGTCCGCGATTCCGGCCAGGTCGAGCAGGCCGACATGGCCAAGGTCGTCGCGCGGATCTCGTTCTTCGTCAACGCCGGGGTGCGGTTCGTCGAAGAGATGTCGAAGATGCGCGCGTTCACCGCGCTCTGGGACGAGATCACCCGGGATCGTTACGGCGTCACGGATCCCAAGGCGCGGCGGCTGCGCTACGGCGTGCAGGTCAACTCGCTGGGCCTGACCGAGGCGCAGCCGGAGAACAACGTCCAGCGCATCGTGCTGGAGATGCTCGCGGTCTCCCTTTCCCGCGGTGCCAGGGCCCGCGCGATCCAGCTGCCCGCGTGGAACGAGGCGCTCGGCCTGCCCCGGCCGTGGGATCAGCAGTGGGCGCTGCGGATGCAGCAGGTGCTGGCGTTCGAGACCGATCTGCTGGAGTACGAAGACATCTTCGACGGCTCGCACGTCATCCAGGCCAAGGTCGACGAGATCATGACGGGCGCCCGCGAGGAGATCGCGCGGGTGCAGGATCTGGGCGGCGCGGTGGCGGCCGTCGAGAGCGGCTACATGAAGTCGCAGCTCGTCGCTTCGCTCGCGGAGTACCGGCGTGGCATGGAGAACGGCGAGCGGATCCTGGTCGGGGTCAACAAGTTCGAGACCACCGAGCCGTCCCCGCTGCAGGCCGAAGGCGCGAAGGCGATCGAAACGATCGACCCCGCCGTCGAGAAACAGGCGGTCACCGCGATCGAGGAATGGCGGACGCACCGCGACAACGCGGCCGCCGAGTCGGCGCTGGAGAAGCTGAAGACCGTCGCCAAGACTTCGGAGAACCTGTTCGAAGCCACCATCGAGTGCGCCCGCGCCGGGGTCACCACCGGTGAATGGTCGGGTGCGCTGCGCGAGGTGTTCGGCGAATACCGTGCTCCCACCGGGGTTTCCGCGTCGGCGGCCGCGGGCGAGGGCAACGAGGAGATCCGCCGCGTCCGTGACCGGATCAAGGCGACGAACACCGAAATCGGCGAGCGGCTGCGGATCCTGGTCGGCAAACCCGGTCTCGACGGGCATTCCAACGGCGCCGAGCAGGTGGCCGTGCGGGCGCGTGACGTCGGTTTCGAGGTGGTGTACCAGGGCATCCGGCTCACGCCGGAGCAGATCGTCGCGGCCGCCGTCCAGGAGGGCGTGCACGTGGTCGGGCTTTCGGTGCTCTCGGGTTCGCATCTCGAGGTCGTGCCGCAGGTCGTGGACGGTTTGCGGGCCGCGGGCGCGGGCGACATCCCGGTCATCGTCGGCGGCATCATCCCGCCCGACGACGAGAAGCTCCTGCTGGAGCGGGGAATCGCGCGGGTGTTCACGCCGAAGGACTACGAACTCACCGACATCATGGACGGAATTGTCGGATTGGTACGGGAGCGCCACGGTCTGAGCACCTAA
- the ehuB gene encoding ectoine/hydroxyectoine ABC transporter substrate-binding protein EhuB: MVHGEWSRREFFRRSAVLGAVTIGGPVLLSACTSTSSGDALQAAKDAKKIKIGIANEAPYGFTDQAGKVTGEAPEVARAVFKAMGIDNVEAEAVSFDQLIPALNARKYDIVAAGMNIKKERCDAAAFSIPDYSALTALLVPKGNPQQVLKFEDIAAKKVKVAVLSAAVEKGYATDSGVAEDQIVTLDSQDNTLRAVTDGRVYCAALTDISLKDVLAKSPGAAAEVTPGFDPIKDGKPVVSAGAFVFRKDDNPLREAFNAELKKLHDSGEWTKIVTPFGFSADNLPKADVTTEKLCAV; the protein is encoded by the coding sequence ATGGTGCACGGCGAATGGTCGAGGCGAGAGTTCTTCCGGCGGTCGGCGGTACTGGGAGCGGTGACGATCGGCGGCCCGGTGCTGTTGTCCGCGTGCACGTCGACGTCTTCCGGTGACGCCCTGCAGGCCGCCAAGGACGCGAAGAAGATCAAGATCGGGATCGCGAACGAAGCGCCGTACGGTTTCACCGACCAAGCCGGCAAGGTCACCGGTGAGGCGCCGGAGGTCGCGCGCGCCGTCTTCAAGGCCATGGGCATCGACAACGTGGAAGCCGAAGCGGTCTCCTTCGACCAGTTGATCCCCGCGCTCAACGCCAGGAAGTACGACATCGTCGCGGCCGGGATGAACATCAAGAAGGAACGGTGCGACGCGGCGGCCTTCTCGATCCCCGACTACTCGGCGCTGACCGCTTTGCTGGTCCCCAAGGGAAATCCGCAGCAGGTGCTGAAGTTCGAGGACATCGCGGCGAAGAAGGTCAAGGTCGCCGTGCTCTCCGCGGCCGTGGAAAAGGGATACGCCACCGACTCCGGCGTCGCCGAGGACCAGATCGTCACCCTCGACTCGCAGGACAACACGCTCCGCGCGGTCACCGACGGCCGGGTCTACTGCGCCGCCCTCACCGACATCTCCCTCAAGGACGTCCTGGCGAAGAGCCCGGGCGCCGCGGCCGAGGTGACGCCGGGCTTCGACCCGATCAAGGACGGCAAACCGGTCGTCTCCGCCGGCGCGTTCGTCTTCCGCAAGGACGACAACCCGTTGCGCGAGGCCTTCAACGCCGAGCTCAAGAAGCTGCACGACAGCGGCGAATGGACCAAGATCGTGACGCCGTTCGGGTTCTCGGCGGACA